The following coding sequences lie in one Paenibacillus durus ATCC 35681 genomic window:
- the deoB gene encoding phosphopentomutase yields the protein MSSFKRICFIVLDSVGIGEAPDAASFGDAGAHTLGHILERNPGLKLPNMQRLGLANIAPLPPLEPASAPEAYYGKMQEVSVGKDTMTGHWELMGLKIETPFNTYPDGFPAELIQKFEAATGRKVLGNKPASGTEILDEYGEEQMKTGAWIVYTSADSVFQLAAHEEIIPLDELYRACHIARELTMAPEFSVGRVIARPYIGKPGSFTRTPNRHDYAVKPPQPTVMNALADIGQDVIAVGKINDIFTGEGVTASYPTKSNEHGIEVTIEQLRKPFEGLLFTNLVDFDSLYGHRRDPEGYGRALEVFDKALPDMMSALGEDDLLIVSADHGNDPVHSGTDHTREYVPLLVYGPKLKTPSSLGVRKTFSDVAATIAENFAAAEPQYGTSFLGELK from the coding sequence GTGTCCTCTTTTAAACGGATTTGCTTTATCGTACTTGACAGCGTCGGCATCGGAGAGGCTCCTGACGCCGCCAGTTTCGGCGATGCGGGCGCACATACGCTTGGCCATATTCTGGAGCGGAACCCTGGGCTGAAGCTGCCGAATATGCAGCGTTTGGGCCTGGCGAATATCGCCCCGCTGCCGCCGCTTGAGCCGGCTTCTGCGCCGGAAGCCTATTATGGAAAAATGCAGGAGGTTTCCGTTGGCAAAGACACGATGACCGGCCACTGGGAACTGATGGGCCTGAAGATCGAGACGCCGTTTAATACGTATCCGGACGGATTCCCGGCGGAGCTTATACAGAAGTTCGAGGCTGCCACAGGCCGCAAGGTGCTTGGCAACAAACCGGCCTCCGGCACCGAAATTCTTGATGAATACGGAGAAGAGCAGATGAAGACGGGAGCATGGATCGTCTACACGTCGGCGGACAGCGTTTTTCAGCTGGCTGCACATGAGGAGATCATCCCGCTGGACGAGCTGTACCGCGCCTGCCATATCGCCCGGGAGCTGACGATGGCTCCGGAATTCTCGGTGGGGCGTGTCATTGCCCGGCCCTACATCGGCAAGCCCGGAAGCTTTACCCGGACGCCGAACCGGCATGATTATGCGGTGAAGCCGCCGCAGCCAACGGTGATGAACGCGCTGGCCGACATCGGCCAAGATGTGATCGCCGTAGGCAAGATCAATGATATTTTTACGGGCGAGGGTGTGACGGCTTCTTACCCGACCAAGAGCAATGAACATGGTATCGAAGTAACGATTGAACAGCTTCGCAAGCCGTTTGAGGGGCTGCTGTTCACGAATCTGGTCGATTTCGATTCCCTCTATGGACACCGGCGTGATCCGGAAGGCTACGGCCGTGCCCTTGAGGTGTTCGACAAGGCGCTGCCGGATATGATGTCCGCCTTGGGCGAGGACGATCTGCTGATTGTGTCCGCCGACCACGGCAATGATCCCGTACACAGCGGAACCGACCATACCCGCGAATACGTGCCTCTGCTTGTATATGGTCCGAAGCTTAAGACTCCAAGCAGTCTTGGCGTTCGCAAGACCTTTTCCGATGTGGCGGCGACAATCGCCGAAAATTTCGCAGCGGCGGAGCCGCAGTACGGGACAAGCTTCCTTGGTGAGCTGAAGTAA
- the xerD gene encoding site-specific tyrosine recombinase XerD yields MKSHLQAFLQYLSREKNVSPSTLESYGRDVSQFLDYAAGRGVLTVDDIRKPLITLYLGGLKAAGRAAATINRNQVSIRAFFQFLLKERLIAADPTLEMEAVRSEKKAPMVLSVEEVERLLAAPDLTTLHGLRDKAMLELLYAAGIRVSELIMLDVGDVQPSLGFARCSGFGGKERVVPIGVIASECVEAYTRDSRDKLLREDKNEPALFLNSLGGRLTRQGFWKIIKKYAKETNIRQDITPHTLRHSFAAHLLERGADLRSVQQMLGHADISTTQMYSGIARANMKEVYEKHHPRAR; encoded by the coding sequence ATGAAGTCACACTTGCAGGCCTTTTTGCAGTATCTTTCCCGTGAAAAAAACGTGTCGCCCAGCACCCTGGAATCCTACGGACGCGATGTCTCACAGTTTCTGGACTATGCCGCAGGGCGGGGCGTCCTAACCGTGGACGATATCCGCAAGCCGCTGATTACGCTCTATCTCGGCGGGCTTAAAGCGGCGGGCCGGGCGGCGGCGACCATTAACCGGAACCAGGTCTCGATCCGCGCCTTTTTTCAATTTCTGCTAAAAGAAAGGCTGATCGCCGCCGATCCGACGCTAGAAATGGAAGCGGTGAGGTCCGAGAAGAAGGCTCCGATGGTGCTGAGCGTTGAAGAGGTGGAGCGGCTGCTGGCAGCACCCGATCTCACGACTCTGCACGGACTGCGGGACAAGGCGATGCTCGAACTGCTGTATGCGGCCGGAATCCGGGTGTCCGAGCTGATTATGCTTGATGTTGGCGATGTGCAGCCCAGCCTGGGATTTGCGCGGTGCTCCGGCTTTGGCGGCAAGGAACGGGTGGTTCCGATTGGGGTCATCGCGTCGGAATGCGTGGAGGCTTATACCAGGGACAGCCGGGACAAGCTGCTGCGCGAAGACAAGAACGAACCGGCGCTGTTCCTGAACAGTCTCGGCGGCAGGCTTACCCGGCAGGGGTTCTGGAAAATAATCAAAAAATATGCGAAGGAGACGAATATCCGGCAGGATATTACGCCGCACACGCTGCGGCATTCGTTCGCCGCCCATCTGCTGGAAAGAGGGGCCGATCTGCGCTCCGTGCAGCAGATGCTCGGACATGCCGATATTTCCACGACGCAGATGTACAGCGGCATCGCCCGCGCAAATATGAAAGAAGTTTATGAAAAACATCATCCCCGGGCGCGCTAA
- a CDS encoding DUF4227 family protein: MIISVPKALRRLCYIVIFVALSCLFYNIMDLFHSWINPVPDPDIPEGSAVRAFHEIQSGGEAMNPGERLRLYYWYGE; this comes from the coding sequence ATGATCATTTCCGTACCTAAAGCGCTTCGACGGCTCTGTTACATTGTGATATTTGTCGCATTGAGCTGCCTGTTCTATAATATAATGGACCTGTTTCACAGCTGGATCAATCCGGTACCCGATCCGGATATACCGGAAGGCTCGGCGGTTCGGGCGTTTCACGAGATTCAGTCCGGGGGAGAGGCAATGAATCCGGGAGAAAGGCTTCGCCTGTACTATTGGTACGGGGAGTAA
- a CDS encoding Fur family transcriptional regulator, with protein sequence MEDKIDKIKQQLQSQGYKLTPQREATVRVLLENEDDHLSAEDVFMLVKEKAPEIGLATVYRTLELLSELHIVEKINFGDGVARYDLRTDTSKHHHHHMICVQCGSMDEVREDWLAPLEEKLFKEFNFSVIDHRLDFHGICYRCREKNNSEGKRSE encoded by the coding sequence ATGGAAGACAAGATCGATAAAATTAAGCAGCAACTGCAATCCCAAGGATACAAGCTTACACCCCAACGGGAAGCGACGGTACGCGTACTGCTCGAGAATGAGGATGATCATCTCAGCGCCGAAGACGTGTTCATGCTCGTAAAGGAGAAGGCTCCGGAGATTGGTCTCGCCACCGTATATCGTACCCTTGAACTCCTCAGCGAGCTTCATATCGTAGAGAAGATCAACTTCGGCGACGGCGTCGCCAGATATGATCTGCGGACGGATACTTCCAAGCATCATCATCATCATATGATATGTGTGCAATGCGGCAGCATGGATGAGGTCCGTGAAGACTGGCTTGCGCCATTGGAAGAGAAGCTGTTTAAGGAATTCAATTTCTCGGTCATCGATCACCGGCTTGATTTTCACGGAATCTGCTACCGCTGTAGGGAGAAGAACAATTCGGAAGGCAAACGTTCTGAGTAA
- a CDS encoding PadR family transcriptional regulator, translating into MLIYVILGFLCEKDMTGYEIKQKMTLSTSNFIDASFGSIYPMLKKMEKEELIKYEEVVEEGRFKKSYGITEKGKSKFIEWLKTPCTFSPFNYEYLNKLFFYRYLDDLEVVQLIASFQTTVATEFNKLALIEEKHVHEMDVYGHATLMFGKEYFEMIMNWHDRLTRKITGKKDNEYENNKEI; encoded by the coding sequence ATGTTGATTTATGTAATACTTGGGTTCCTCTGCGAAAAGGATATGACAGGATATGAAATCAAGCAGAAGATGACGTTAAGTACCTCCAACTTTATAGATGCCAGCTTCGGAAGCATATATCCTATGCTGAAAAAAATGGAAAAGGAGGAGCTTATCAAGTATGAAGAAGTAGTAGAGGAAGGCAGATTCAAAAAATCATATGGTATCACGGAAAAAGGGAAGAGTAAATTTATAGAATGGTTAAAAACACCATGTACTTTTTCACCTTTTAATTATGAGTATTTGAATAAGCTTTTCTTCTATAGATATCTTGACGATCTTGAGGTTGTTCAATTGATTGCCAGCTTTCAAACCACTGTCGCCACTGAATTTAACAAGCTTGCCTTGATAGAAGAGAAACACGTTCATGAGATGGATGTATATGGGCACGCGACGTTGATGTTTGGCAAAGAATATTTTGAAATGATTATGAATTGGCACGATCGACTCACAAGAAAAATTACAGGAAAGAAGGATAATGAATATGAGAATAACAAAGAAATTTAA
- the spoIIM gene encoding stage II sporulation protein M, translating into MRNFRHMIKEQTPLYIFVAVLFLVGVVFGALIVSALTMDQQQELSDYLGNFFMTVDQHGLPAAPESFWSIAGLHLKWIGLIWILGLSVIGLPGILILDFLKGVLIGFTVGCLVSQYSWHGLLFALVSVAPHNLVVIPALLVCSAAAIAFSLLMIRSRVTARRPLRVGRPFAMYTLLSFVMAVLILGVSSFETWVTPTMMRWITPMLV; encoded by the coding sequence ATGCGGAACTTCCGCCATATGATTAAGGAGCAGACGCCGCTTTATATTTTTGTCGCCGTATTATTCTTGGTGGGGGTCGTCTTCGGCGCCCTGATCGTCAGCGCACTGACGATGGACCAGCAGCAGGAGCTCAGCGACTATCTGGGCAATTTCTTTATGACCGTGGATCAGCACGGGCTACCCGCCGCGCCGGAATCGTTCTGGAGCATCGCGGGCCTTCATCTGAAATGGATCGGCCTCATCTGGATTCTCGGCCTGTCGGTAATCGGCCTCCCAGGCATACTTATCCTGGATTTTCTCAAGGGTGTGCTCATCGGCTTCACAGTCGGCTGCCTGGTAAGCCAATATTCATGGCATGGCCTGCTGTTCGCGCTAGTGTCCGTCGCTCCGCATAACCTGGTGGTGATCCCGGCGCTTCTCGTATGCAGTGCGGCAGCCATCGCATTCTCGCTGCTTATGATCCGTAGCAGGGTGACCGCTCGCCGTCCGCTTCGTGTCGGGCGTCCTTTTGCCATGTATACGCTGCTGTCCTTTGTTATGGCCGTCTTAATTCTCGGCGTATCCTCCTTCGAGACATGGGTTACGCCGACAATGATGCGCTGGATAACCCCTATGCTTGTTTAA
- a CDS encoding endonuclease Q family protein, which produces MEEKQKRKGASAASSSAPELVRCYCDLHVHIGRTSEGQPVKISGSRDLTFAGIAREAAERKGIGLIGIIDSHSPAVQRDILDCLHDGEMTEAEGGGILYRGTAIVLGTEIEIREPGRKEYHVLAYMPDLKTMTEFSRWMGRHMRNVNLSSQRIYVPSRELQDEIYGRGGILIPAHIFTPHKGLYGCAAERMAELFDLRRIAAVELGLSADSEMAGYISELDPYTFLTNSDAHSLGKIGREYNEMELAAPSFAELRLALEGREGRRVTANYGLNPRLGKYHRTYCAGCGSIIDEAYATSQRCPYCGSVKLVQGVLDRILNIADREKPVVPEHRPPYRYQVPLEFIPGLGKAKMNLLLEAFGTEMNILHEAGEEELAAVAGLELAAKIAAARSGSLELTAGGGGTYGRVALTPKDKS; this is translated from the coding sequence ATGGAGGAGAAGCAGAAGCGGAAGGGGGCCTCGGCCGCATCTTCTTCCGCGCCGGAGCTTGTCCGCTGCTACTGCGACCTGCATGTCCACATCGGCAGAACCTCCGAGGGACAGCCGGTGAAGATCAGCGGCAGCCGCGATCTAACCTTTGCGGGGATCGCCAGGGAAGCGGCGGAGCGCAAGGGCATCGGCTTGATCGGCATTATCGACAGCCACTCGCCCGCCGTTCAGCGGGATATTCTGGATTGTCTCCATGATGGAGAGATGACGGAGGCCGAGGGCGGCGGCATCTTGTACCGTGGAACGGCAATCGTACTCGGGACAGAGATTGAAATCCGCGAGCCCGGGCGCAAAGAATACCATGTGCTGGCCTACATGCCCGATCTTAAGACGATGACCGAATTCAGCCGCTGGATGGGGCGCCATATGCGGAACGTTAACTTAAGCTCCCAGCGTATCTATGTCCCCTCCCGGGAGCTTCAGGACGAAATATACGGGCGCGGCGGGATATTGATCCCCGCCCACATCTTCACGCCGCATAAAGGCTTGTATGGCTGCGCCGCCGAGCGGATGGCCGAGCTTTTCGACCTCCGGCGGATCGCCGCAGTTGAACTCGGCCTCAGCGCGGATTCGGAAATGGCCGGCTATATTTCGGAACTCGATCCGTACACGTTTCTGACGAATTCGGACGCTCATTCGCTGGGCAAGATCGGACGCGAATACAATGAAATGGAGCTCGCCGCCCCTTCGTTTGCGGAGCTGCGGCTCGCGCTCGAAGGCCGCGAAGGCCGTAGGGTTACGGCCAACTACGGGCTGAACCCCCGGCTTGGCAAGTATCATCGGACGTACTGCGCGGGCTGCGGCAGCATTATCGACGAAGCTTATGCGACCTCGCAGCGTTGTCCGTACTGCGGGAGCGTAAAGCTGGTGCAGGGCGTGCTGGACCGGATTCTGAACATTGCGGACCGGGAGAAGCCGGTCGTTCCGGAGCATCGCCCGCCTTACCGTTATCAGGTTCCGCTGGAGTTTATTCCGGGTCTTGGGAAGGCGAAGATGAATCTTCTGCTGGAGGCCTTCGGCACCGAGATGAATATCCTGCATGAAGCCGGCGAGGAGGAACTGGCTGCCGTGGCCGGTCTGGAGCTGGCTGCGAAGATCGCCGCCGCCCGCTCCGGCAGTCTGGAGCTTACCGCCGGCGGGGGCGGAACGTACGGCAGAGTAGCCCTTACGCCCAAGGACAAGTCATAG
- a CDS encoding NUDIX hydrolase: MENQGTELKKVWPANPALDETTVSTQPIFEGKIITLQVDTVTLPDGNTATREVVKHPGAVAVLALNNGKMLVVEQFRQPMGRTEVEIPAGKLDPGEDPLEAAGRELQEETGFHGGDLFLLKSFYTSPGFANEIIHLYVTENAQSGAMALDEDEFLEVFELTLEEAYEYIADGRIADAKTMMAVYAWHLYTLTGKWN, encoded by the coding sequence ATGGAAAATCAAGGAACTGAATTGAAAAAAGTATGGCCGGCCAATCCGGCGCTGGACGAGACTACGGTATCCACCCAGCCCATTTTTGAAGGCAAAATTATTACGCTTCAGGTGGACACGGTAACCCTGCCGGACGGCAATACCGCAACCCGGGAAGTGGTTAAGCATCCGGGAGCGGTGGCGGTTCTGGCCCTGAATAATGGAAAAATGCTCGTTGTCGAGCAGTTCCGCCAGCCGATGGGACGCACGGAAGTGGAGATTCCGGCGGGCAAGCTGGACCCCGGCGAAGATCCGCTGGAAGCCGCTGGGCGGGAATTGCAGGAAGAGACGGGCTTTCACGGCGGCGATCTGTTCCTGCTGAAATCGTTCTACACCTCTCCGGGCTTCGCTAACGAGATTATTCATCTGTATGTGACGGAAAATGCGCAGAGCGGGGCGATGGCTCTTGACGAGGACGAATTCCTGGAAGTGTTCGAGCTGACGCTGGAAGAAGCGTACGAATACATTGCCGACGGGCGGATCGCCGATGCGAAGACGATGATGGCGGTCTACGCCTGGCATCTGTATACACTGACCGGGAAATGGAACTAG
- a CDS encoding M20/M25/M40 family metallo-hydrolase, whose translation MIEQDRLIQEFMELVQIDSETKHERNIADHLIAKFKELGLEAVEDDSQERTGHGAGNLIVTWPAENVEAGAPKLLFTCHMDTVVPGQGIKPALGEDGWITSDGTTILGADDKAGLAALFEGIRVIKEQNLPHGQIQFVITAGEESGLVGSRSLDPKYLNADFGFALDSNGEIGAIAVAAPTQAKIKMEIFGKSAHAGVNPEDGISAIQVAGKAIAAMKLGRIDNETTANIGKFAGGGPTNVVCDYVQLEAEARSIVQDKVDLQLAQMREALETTVREYGAKCEFRSEIIYPAFSFNEHDPIVQLAERAIASVGLTPRRFSSGGGSDANVFNGLNVPTLNLSIGYENIHTTKERIKAADIVKAAELVVALVKESAKK comes from the coding sequence GTGATAGAACAAGACCGATTGATTCAGGAATTTATGGAACTTGTCCAGATCGACAGCGAGACGAAGCATGAACGGAACATCGCTGATCATCTGATCGCCAAATTCAAGGAGCTCGGGCTGGAAGCGGTAGAAGATGATTCACAGGAAAGAACCGGGCACGGCGCGGGCAATCTGATTGTCACATGGCCTGCGGAGAATGTGGAAGCGGGCGCTCCCAAGCTGCTGTTCACCTGCCATATGGATACGGTCGTTCCGGGTCAGGGAATCAAACCGGCGCTCGGCGAAGACGGCTGGATTACGAGCGACGGCACGACCATTCTTGGGGCGGACGACAAAGCGGGTCTGGCCGCGCTCTTTGAAGGGATTCGCGTAATCAAGGAGCAGAACCTTCCGCATGGGCAAATTCAGTTCGTCATCACGGCGGGCGAGGAGTCCGGGCTGGTTGGCTCGCGTTCGCTGGACCCGAAATATTTGAACGCGGATTTCGGCTTTGCGCTTGATTCCAACGGCGAAATCGGCGCCATCGCGGTAGCTGCTCCGACGCAGGCCAAGATCAAGATGGAGATCTTCGGCAAATCCGCCCATGCCGGCGTTAATCCCGAAGATGGTATCAGCGCCATCCAGGTGGCAGGCAAAGCGATCGCTGCCATGAAGCTTGGCCGCATCGACAATGAGACGACCGCCAATATCGGCAAATTTGCCGGCGGCGGCCCGACGAATGTCGTCTGCGATTATGTGCAGCTGGAGGCCGAAGCGCGAAGCATTGTCCAGGACAAGGTCGATCTGCAGCTGGCTCAGATGCGCGAGGCGCTGGAAACGACGGTGCGCGAGTACGGGGCGAAATGTGAATTCCGCAGCGAAATCATTTACCCGGCCTTCAGCTTTAACGAGCATGACCCTATTGTGCAGCTGGCTGAGCGGGCTATCGCCTCGGTTGGGCTGACACCAAGACGGTTCTCGTCGGGCGGCGGCAGTGACGCCAACGTGTTCAACGGACTGAACGTGCCGACGCTTAACCTGTCCATTGGATATGAGAATATCCATACGACCAAAGAGCGGATCAAGGCGGCTGACATTGTCAAGGCGGCTGAGCTGGTAGTGGCGCTTGTCAAAGAAAGCGCAAAAAAATAG
- the prli42 gene encoding stressosome-associated protein Prli42, producing the protein MQRQKWFRVFIYVMLIAMVASTLMIVIEPFLAG; encoded by the coding sequence ATGCAACGTCAAAAATGGTTCCGTGTCTTTATCTATGTAATGCTGATCGCGATGGTCGCTTCCACGCTTATGATTGTTATCGAGCCTTTTCTCGCTGGATGA
- the lipB gene encoding lipoyl(octanoyl) transferase LipB has translation MEPRKLEISYFPMIEYSQAWHMQKESVRAIDAGERLERLILLQHPPTYTIGSQNHPEHLLLNADQLREEGISLFEIDRGGDITYHGPGQLVGYPLLRIGEQGRVDLHGYLRSLEQVIIDYLATFGIEGGRKPEYTGVWVGNVKICAIGVKFNKSRTRKGFLTSHGFAFNIREGIAEEGFRGIIPCGISQYGVTSLEECTGRRFEIEEVAAALVPHFLNRFPYDGIESDWAKATAGQ, from the coding sequence ATAGAACCTCGGAAGCTGGAAATATCCTATTTTCCCATGATCGAATACAGCCAAGCCTGGCATATGCAAAAAGAGTCGGTTCGCGCCATTGACGCCGGCGAGCGCCTTGAGCGGCTGATTCTTTTGCAGCACCCGCCAACCTATACGATCGGGTCGCAGAATCATCCCGAGCATCTTCTGCTTAACGCCGATCAGCTGCGGGAGGAAGGGATCTCCTTGTTTGAAATCGACCGCGGCGGGGACATTACCTATCACGGGCCGGGGCAACTGGTCGGCTATCCGCTGCTGCGGATCGGCGAGCAGGGCAGAGTAGACCTCCACGGCTATCTGCGGTCGCTGGAACAGGTGATTATCGATTACCTTGCCACCTTTGGCATCGAGGGCGGCAGAAAGCCGGAGTATACCGGAGTATGGGTAGGCAATGTGAAGATTTGCGCCATCGGCGTGAAATTCAATAAGAGCCGCACGCGCAAAGGCTTCTTGACCAGCCACGGCTTCGCTTTTAACATTCGGGAGGGCATTGCTGAGGAAGGGTTCCGGGGAATCATCCCCTGCGGGATTTCACAGTACGGCGTGACCTCGCTGGAAGAATGCACAGGCCGCCGGTTCGAGATCGAAGAAGTCGCGGCGGCGCTCGTGCCCCATTTTCTTAACCGGTTCCCTTATGACGGGATTGAGTCGGATTGGGCGAAGGCCACGGCCGGACAATGA